A region of Pyxidicoccus parkwaysis DNA encodes the following proteins:
- a CDS encoding amidase — translation MHLDDYCRFDAVGLAELVRRKEVTPEELLQATLAAIARVNPRINAVIDVREADARNTLKQGPPEGAFRGVPFLVKDLVLHTGGMPTDLGSRLGKGMVFPQDTALAARFKRAGLVTVGRTNTPEFGNNATTEPVLHGPTRNPWDLERSSGGSSGGSAAAVAAGIVPVAHGNDGGGSLRIPSALCGLFGMKPTRGRISLAPDMGEALNGMGIEHVISRTVRDSAAMMDATCGPEAGDPYYAPPPERPFLDELKHKPRKLRIALSRTAVSGVPVSADCIAAVEDAARLCTELGHEVVEAGFTYDDRMLNSAMTTVWAGALAGWAQALSAGLGRPMGPETLETTTLEVARYGAALKASDLQMAVMTFNQVSRTVGAFFQAYDMLLTPTVAVPPYKLGVLNTMEPRAPEDWYAHVFSLCPFTAVFNVTGQPAMSVPLHWNKDGLPIGVQFAGRYADEATLFRLAAQLEEARPWAGRRPPVHATAA, via the coding sequence ATGCACCTGGACGACTACTGCCGTTTTGACGCGGTGGGCCTTGCAGAGCTGGTCCGCCGCAAGGAAGTGACACCCGAGGAGTTGTTGCAGGCCACGCTGGCTGCGATTGCGCGAGTCAATCCGCGCATCAACGCCGTCATCGACGTGCGCGAGGCCGACGCGCGCAACACGTTGAAGCAGGGCCCGCCCGAGGGCGCGTTCCGTGGAGTGCCCTTCCTGGTGAAGGACCTGGTGCTCCACACGGGAGGCATGCCCACGGACCTGGGCAGCCGGCTGGGCAAGGGCATGGTCTTCCCACAGGACACCGCGCTGGCGGCGCGCTTCAAGCGGGCCGGACTGGTGACGGTGGGCCGCACCAACACGCCCGAGTTCGGCAACAACGCCACCACCGAGCCCGTGCTCCACGGGCCCACGCGCAACCCGTGGGACTTGGAGCGCAGCTCGGGTGGCTCCAGCGGCGGCTCCGCGGCGGCGGTGGCGGCGGGCATCGTCCCGGTAGCGCATGGCAATGACGGCGGTGGCTCGCTGCGCATTCCCTCGGCGCTGTGCGGCCTCTTCGGGATGAAGCCCACGCGCGGCCGAATCTCCCTGGCGCCGGACATGGGCGAGGCGCTCAACGGCATGGGCATCGAGCACGTCATCTCGCGCACCGTGCGGGACAGCGCGGCGATGATGGATGCCACGTGCGGCCCCGAGGCGGGCGACCCGTACTACGCGCCTCCGCCGGAGCGGCCGTTCCTCGACGAGCTGAAACACAAGCCACGCAAGCTGCGCATCGCGCTGTCACGCACGGCCGTTTCAGGCGTGCCGGTGAGCGCCGACTGCATCGCCGCCGTCGAGGATGCCGCGCGGCTGTGTACGGAGTTGGGCCATGAGGTCGTCGAGGCGGGCTTCACCTATGACGACCGGATGTTGAACTCCGCGATGACGACGGTGTGGGCGGGGGCCCTGGCTGGCTGGGCCCAGGCGCTGAGCGCGGGGCTGGGACGTCCGATGGGACCGGAGACGCTGGAGACCACCACGCTGGAGGTGGCGCGGTACGGGGCGGCACTCAAGGCGTCGGACCTCCAGATGGCGGTGATGACCTTCAACCAGGTGTCTCGCACGGTGGGCGCGTTCTTCCAGGCGTACGACATGCTGCTGACGCCCACGGTCGCGGTGCCGCCGTACAAGCTCGGCGTGCTGAACACGATGGAGCCGAGGGCGCCCGAGGACTGGTACGCGCATGTCTTCAGCCTGTGCCCGTTCACCGCGGTGTTCAACGTCACCGGCCAGCCGGCGATGTCCGTGCCGTTGCATTGGAACAAGGACGGCCTGCCAATTGGCGTGCAGTTCGCCGGACGCTACGCGGATGAGGCGACGCTGTTCCGCCTGGCCGCGCAGTTGGAGGAGGCCCGCCCGTGGGCGGGGCGCAGGCCTCCGGTGCATGCCACGGCGGCCTGA
- the surE gene encoding 5'/3'-nucleotidase SurE codes for MHTHRYFSLLTAAVLGLGTQAQAESEAHDTARAPAPARPLHILLTTDDGINGAGMRILRDTLCAAGHEVTVVAPSADRSGTSGALTLNAVMRTTRGTFPCGAGTGASWAVTGTPADSVLFGLSVVYGAQRPDLVISVMNYGQNVGRAVNHSGTVGAAVAGAEEGVPSIAVSIGLNLADAGTGFSQTLAAAPHVATYVKNLAEQLRDTAGRDGRLLPDRIALNVNYPVVLNETGQFDASQVGGPSVTFIGHAEVVRPTYLPVPNTPDTYISQGPICGLATECAPETEAGADTTALEQGEISMTPIAVDGTERPSLRPLLKVRLRK; via the coding sequence ATGCACACCCATCGATACTTCTCGCTCCTCACCGCGGCAGTGCTCGGGCTGGGCACACAGGCGCAGGCTGAATCCGAGGCCCATGACACGGCGAGGGCACCTGCCCCGGCCCGTCCCCTGCACATCCTCCTGACGACGGATGACGGCATCAACGGCGCGGGAATGCGCATCCTCCGAGACACACTGTGCGCAGCGGGTCACGAGGTGACGGTGGTGGCGCCGTCAGCGGACCGCAGTGGCACCAGCGGCGCGCTCACGCTCAACGCGGTGATGCGCACCACGCGCGGGACGTTCCCGTGTGGAGCAGGGACGGGCGCGTCGTGGGCGGTGACGGGGACGCCTGCGGACTCGGTGTTGTTCGGGCTGTCCGTCGTCTACGGCGCGCAGCGTCCGGACCTGGTGATTTCAGTCATGAACTACGGCCAGAACGTGGGGCGCGCGGTGAACCACTCGGGCACCGTGGGCGCGGCGGTGGCGGGAGCCGAGGAAGGTGTTCCATCCATCGCGGTGAGCATCGGGCTCAACCTCGCGGACGCGGGGACGGGCTTCTCCCAGACGCTGGCGGCAGCGCCGCACGTTGCGACGTACGTGAAGAACCTCGCCGAGCAGCTCCGCGACACGGCGGGCCGTGACGGGAGGTTGCTGCCGGACCGCATCGCGCTCAACGTGAACTACCCCGTGGTGTTGAATGAGACAGGCCAGTTCGACGCCTCACAGGTGGGCGGGCCGAGCGTGACGTTCATCGGCCACGCGGAGGTGGTGCGGCCGACGTACCTGCCCGTGCCGAACACGCCGGACACGTACATCTCACAGGGCCCCATCTGTGGACTCGCGACAGAGTGCGCTCCGGAGACGGAAGCAGGCGCGGACACCACGGCGCTGGAGCAGGGAGAGATTTCCATGACGCCCATCGCCGTGGACGGCACGGAGCGTCCGTCGCTGCGACCGCTGCTGAAGGTGCGGCTGCGGAAGTAG
- a CDS encoding serine hydrolase: MSLLIAATAAAQGAPDAGTRVPLQSVVDSLVQEAARLTPGTDVAIAVKDLRTGEYAGTRDTVPHVSASSAKVFWVAAALKKVDTAKVAPLAEKVFRTSDNEATGLVIDSVGGPDAVNDYLRSLGFLNTAITKWNYGKPRRATNSPRALDNDNYFCAADAVSFLQRLDGGELLKPGPTSRLLGWMELPRREGCGGWLGTLLPPSAKATLRHKAGWLPPGCCSDDARYNVLNEVGLVRLPDGGRYAVALLAAHGPDWPRQAFFVERASCVLYRALSGEASLDCGEALAKQGGPAPIPVPDGGTPPDYDCD, from the coding sequence GTGTCATTGCTCATCGCGGCAACCGCCGCCGCGCAGGGCGCCCCCGACGCGGGTACTCGGGTGCCACTTCAGTCCGTGGTGGACTCGCTGGTGCAGGAGGCCGCGCGCCTGACGCCCGGCACCGACGTGGCCATCGCCGTGAAGGACCTCCGCACCGGCGAGTACGCGGGCACGCGCGACACGGTGCCGCATGTCTCCGCCAGCTCGGCCAAGGTGTTCTGGGTGGCCGCAGCGCTGAAGAAGGTGGACACGGCGAAGGTGGCTCCGCTGGCCGAGAAGGTCTTCCGCACCTCCGACAACGAGGCCACGGGGCTCGTCATCGACTCCGTGGGCGGGCCGGACGCCGTCAATGACTACCTGCGCTCGCTGGGCTTCCTCAACACCGCCATCACGAAGTGGAACTACGGCAAGCCCCGCCGCGCCACCAACTCGCCCCGGGCGCTCGACAATGACAACTATTTCTGCGCCGCGGATGCGGTGTCCTTCCTCCAACGTCTGGACGGCGGTGAGCTGCTGAAGCCAGGCCCCACCTCGCGGCTCCTCGGCTGGATGGAATTGCCCCGGCGCGAAGGGTGTGGCGGATGGCTCGGCACGCTGCTGCCGCCCTCGGCGAAGGCGACGCTGCGGCACAAGGCAGGCTGGCTGCCTCCGGGATGTTGCTCGGATGACGCGCGCTACAACGTCCTCAACGAGGTGGGCCTCGTCCGGCTGCCGGATGGAGGCCGCTACGCCGTGGCGCTGCTCGCGGCTCACGGGCCGGACTGGCCGCGTCAGGCGTTCTTCGTCGAGCGTGCCTCGTGTGTCCTCTACCGCGCCCTCTCCGGTGAGGCGTCACTGGACTGCGGCGAGGCGCTGGCGAAGCAGGGCGGCCCAGCCCCCATCCCCGTACCGGATGGGGGCACTCCGCCCGACTATGACTGTGATTGA
- a CDS encoding tetratricopeptide repeat protein — protein MRQREAWVAWCALVLTACSGSMSAKSTAPLYVTTSGALAVANLDHLIAQQRDAAGAEELLLVRARFLADYEALDRASTLAEGRVETGRELLQRAKARSAVHRFADALTDVNAAEHAGVDAGRSQALRASILVATGHAGEVVAQLEADAAHHPGFASRSALAGAYAALGRYDEADRLYVEALADLDTTSPFPYAWVYFARGLMWTEQAGDPARGEAMYTRALVHLPEFATANIHLAELEVARGELKSAMARLESVVASSREPEALALLGELHVRTGEAERGSSEIAQARQRFESLLERHPLAFADHAAEFYLGPGANAERAWVLAQQNLAGRETDRALTLAVQAARATGRKDEVCALASRVRVRPEQVKDDCQRRP, from the coding sequence ATGAGACAACGCGAAGCCTGGGTGGCCTGGTGCGCTCTCGTGCTCACCGCGTGCAGCGGCTCGATGTCAGCAAAGAGCACGGCGCCCCTGTACGTCACGACGAGCGGCGCACTCGCGGTCGCGAACCTCGACCACTTGATTGCTCAACAGCGAGACGCGGCCGGAGCCGAGGAACTGCTGCTGGTCCGAGCGCGGTTCCTGGCTGACTACGAAGCCCTCGACCGCGCGAGCACGCTCGCGGAAGGACGCGTTGAGACCGGCCGCGAGCTGCTGCAACGCGCGAAGGCACGCTCGGCGGTGCACCGGTTCGCGGATGCGCTCACCGACGTGAACGCGGCCGAGCACGCCGGTGTGGATGCCGGGAGGAGCCAGGCCCTGCGTGCCTCGATTCTCGTCGCGACGGGACACGCGGGCGAGGTGGTTGCCCAATTGGAGGCCGACGCGGCCCACCATCCAGGCTTCGCGTCGCGCAGTGCGCTCGCAGGCGCCTACGCGGCGCTTGGCAGATATGACGAGGCGGACCGCCTGTACGTGGAGGCGCTTGCGGACCTCGACACCACGTCACCGTTTCCGTACGCGTGGGTCTACTTCGCGCGTGGCCTCATGTGGACGGAGCAGGCAGGAGACCCGGCGCGTGGTGAGGCCATGTACACCCGGGCGCTCGTTCATCTTCCTGAGTTCGCCACGGCGAACATCCACCTCGCCGAGTTGGAGGTTGCACGCGGTGAGCTGAAGTCCGCGATGGCGCGGCTTGAAAGCGTCGTCGCATCGAGTCGCGAGCCGGAGGCGCTCGCGTTGCTGGGCGAGCTGCACGTGCGGACCGGCGAAGCGGAACGCGGCTCAAGTGAGATTGCGCAGGCACGACAGCGCTTCGAGTCTCTGCTGGAGCGGCATCCGCTGGCATTCGCGGACCATGCCGCGGAGTTCTACCTCGGCCCCGGCGCCAACGCGGAGCGAGCGTGGGTGCTGGCACAGCAGAATCTCGCGGGCCGTGAGACGGACCGTGCCCTGACGCTCGCCGTGCAGGCCGCACGGGCGACGGGGCGGAAAGACGAGGTGTGTGCGCTCGCTTCCAGGGTACGAGTCAGGCCCGAGCAGGTGAAAGACGATTGCCAGAGGCGTCCGTAG
- the sitA6 gene encoding SitA6 family polymorphic toxin lipoprotein, which produces MRTFSALGLLVFAVSWLGCSTALPPMQQAWEETEVECRAPEDDQCVTLLCLGNACGFYRCGDRLSEAESARFAPMRPPEGAVVVFPSWGGAPQRVIPPSRQLTPGRWEKHHIFPQTADLAEWFKDRGVKIHDYAMPIPRELHGRIHGGSGRGGAWNDAWRAFMVQNKLATPEEIYRHAGELISRFNLIDRS; this is translated from the coding sequence ATGCGAACCTTCTCTGCTCTCGGGCTGTTGGTGTTTGCCGTGTCCTGGCTGGGCTGCTCTACCGCGCTTCCACCCATGCAACAGGCATGGGAGGAAACGGAGGTGGAGTGCCGCGCGCCGGAAGATGACCAGTGTGTCACGCTGCTGTGCCTGGGCAATGCGTGTGGCTTCTACCGTTGCGGGGACAGGCTTTCTGAAGCCGAGTCGGCCCGCTTTGCTCCCATGCGCCCGCCCGAGGGCGCCGTCGTGGTGTTCCCCAGTTGGGGTGGAGCTCCCCAACGGGTCATCCCGCCTTCACGGCAGCTCACTCCCGGCCGCTGGGAGAAGCACCACATCTTTCCCCAGACGGCCGACCTCGCGGAATGGTTCAAGGACAGGGGCGTCAAGATTCATGACTACGCCATGCCCATTCCACGCGAGCTCCACGGACGGATTCACGGAGGCAGCGGGCGAGGCGGGGCGTGGAACGATGCCTGGCGTGCGTTCATGGTGCAGAACAAGCTCGCCACTCCAGAGGAGATCTACCGGCACGCTGGCGAGCTCATCTCCCGCTTCAATCTCATCGACAGGTCCTGA
- a CDS encoding ATP-binding protein → MKNDSVQDIFAVGGEMGTLMRSVDWSRTALGPVETWPSSLRTALGLVLGSRFPMLLWWGEELIQLYNDAYRPILGDKHPRSLGAPGAEVWAEIWHIIGPQANLIREGGSATWNEHLLLPMQRKGYLEETYFTFSYSPVPDETGQVGGVLVTCQETTAQVQDERQLRTLRDLGNALTETRSAEEACSVAARILGGNAEDVPFCRVFLAEKGGEEARLVAVSGDDPGAPERVPLTEDGPCSGGPWPFGEVVRTGQAVIVRGLAPPPEPGQRLAPHSAVCLALSRPGQPHVDGFLVCGANPRRELDERYLGFFRLAADQVVTAIANARAWQEERQRAEALAEADRAKTLFFSNVSHEFRTPLTLMLGPLEDALEDSRHPLPAPQRERMELVRRNGLRLQKLVNSLLDFARIEAGRAQAHFAPTDLSVLTADLASSFRSAMEVAGLEFIVDCPPLPERVHVDPSAWEKIVLNLLSNAFKHTLEGMVRVSLRWLGDRVELAVQDTGTGIPPDELPRVFERFHRVQGALGRSHEGSGIGLALVQELAKLHGGTVGVRSTLGQGSTFTVTLPSGTAHLPTGEPLEDARPFVSTGAAAFLVEAAQWSQVPASAPVPDGVSGAGVPSALQTGARILVADDNADMRGYLVRLLSAHWHVEAVGDGVQALAAARARPPDLVLADVMMPRLDGLGLLRELRADERIRTTPVVLLSARAGEEATVDALKAGADDYLVKPFSANELLARVNGQLTLARQRQEALAAERAHATEATRLLREAEHATHSREEMLAVVSHDLRTPLTSVFTAVELLERTLSSDGRDSTARRHATTIRRAAGRMRRLIGDLLDLASIDSGTLSLDRQPHAPEDVVRDVREAFESLAHEKRLTFTTVAAPGLPLLPCDRERVFQALSNLLANAFKFTPEGGRVTLRVHAEGDGGVCFTVEDSGAGIPSDLLPRVFERHWHTTQKGREGHGLGLPIAQGIIEAHGGHIRVESTPGQGSRFSFTLPVMAMPESAPQRRAATASVPGVTGEEFLVGGGEVGEMMRSTDWGATAPGPVSSWPQSLRTAISMMLPSTFPMVVAWGPELRFFYNDHYRPMFGNKHPAALGAPARDIIPESWPVVGPLFERALRGESVGLEDLLIPVDRRGYLENAWFTIAFSPIRDESGGVGGVLAVVTETTERVEGERRLASLRALARQVSDARTVDGALEVAAAICSKNPTDLPFALLYLNEQDGRCARLTACAGLSPGQSGAPTEVGLREPGDVSGWPLARALRTRQLEVVTDVLSRFGALPGGTCPEPAHTAVVLPLVKAGTDKAHGFLVAGVSPRRALDERYRAFFELVSEHVTGAIANATAYEDERRRASALAELDRAKTAFFSNLSHEFRTPLTLLLGPVEDARADASKPLTGERLEMMWRNVLRLSRMVNSLLDFSRLEAGRVQAALVPTDLAAFTSSLASAFLPAAEHAGLRLKVDCPPLPTPVPVDPEMWEKVVFNLLSNAVKYTHQGEIHVSLRREDGGAVLSVKDTGVGIPEEALPHLFDRFFRVRATRGRSHEGTGIGLSLVRELVKLHGGTVSVASRMGEGSTFTVRLPVSQAQRVDPVVLLPVASEAAPFVEEARRWSLPTGETAGAPVALDIPPDESSVLTGARILVADDNADLREYVTGLLRQDGSRVEAVGDGSAALARAREWRPDLILSDVMMPGLDGLALVRELRADARTRTLPIILLSARVGEDATVEGLDAGADDYLVKPFSARELRARVRSALELARVRQEVAAHEALETSLREAVRARDEFLSAASHELKTPLAAFRLNLELIDKGLDAESRAHVHEKVMAAGRQVRRLHVVLERMLDVTLITTGRFQLSLGETDLGALVMDTVAHVRDELKRAGTPLEVHAERGLLSNVDPARLGQVLTNLLQNAATYGQGRAVEVHLGRQGDTARLGVVDHGMGIRPEDRARIFERFERAVSTRHHSGLGLGLWTARVIVEMHGGTISVEDTPGGGATFIVELPLREVKADGGLAAVHHPRG, encoded by the coding sequence ATGAAGAACGACTCGGTCCAGGACATCTTCGCGGTCGGCGGCGAGATGGGGACGCTGATGCGCTCCGTCGACTGGTCCCGCACCGCGCTGGGGCCGGTGGAGACGTGGCCCTCCAGCCTGCGCACCGCGTTGGGACTGGTGCTCGGCAGCCGCTTCCCCATGCTCCTCTGGTGGGGCGAGGAGCTCATCCAGCTCTACAACGACGCCTACCGCCCCATCCTCGGGGACAAGCACCCCCGCTCGCTGGGCGCGCCCGGGGCGGAGGTCTGGGCGGAGATCTGGCACATCATCGGCCCTCAGGCGAACCTCATCCGCGAGGGCGGGTCGGCCACCTGGAACGAGCACCTGCTGCTGCCCATGCAGCGCAAGGGCTACCTGGAGGAGACGTACTTCACCTTCTCCTACAGCCCCGTGCCCGATGAGACGGGCCAGGTGGGCGGCGTCCTGGTGACGTGCCAGGAGACCACGGCGCAGGTCCAGGACGAGCGCCAGCTCCGGACGCTGAGGGACCTGGGCAATGCGCTCACGGAGACGCGGTCCGCCGAGGAGGCCTGCTCGGTGGCCGCGCGCATCCTGGGCGGCAACGCCGAGGACGTGCCGTTCTGCCGGGTGTTCCTCGCGGAGAAGGGCGGCGAGGAGGCCCGGCTGGTGGCCGTGTCGGGTGACGACCCGGGTGCTCCCGAGCGTGTCCCGCTGACGGAGGACGGGCCGTGCTCCGGCGGGCCCTGGCCGTTCGGCGAGGTGGTGCGCACCGGGCAGGCCGTCATCGTCCGCGGGCTCGCGCCACCGCCGGAGCCGGGACAGCGCCTCGCGCCGCACTCGGCTGTCTGCCTTGCGCTGTCGCGCCCGGGACAGCCCCATGTGGACGGCTTCCTCGTGTGTGGTGCCAACCCCCGGCGCGAGCTGGACGAGCGCTACCTGGGCTTCTTCCGGCTCGCGGCCGACCAGGTGGTGACGGCCATCGCCAATGCGCGCGCCTGGCAGGAGGAGCGCCAGCGCGCCGAGGCCCTCGCCGAGGCGGACCGCGCGAAGACGCTCTTCTTCAGCAATGTCTCACACGAGTTCCGCACGCCCCTCACGCTGATGCTGGGGCCGCTCGAGGATGCGCTGGAGGACTCGCGCCATCCGCTGCCCGCGCCGCAGCGCGAGCGCATGGAGTTGGTCCGCCGCAACGGGCTGCGCTTGCAGAAGCTGGTCAACAGCCTGCTGGACTTCGCGCGAATCGAGGCCGGACGGGCCCAGGCCCACTTCGCGCCGACGGACCTGTCCGTGCTCACCGCGGACCTGGCCAGCTCCTTCCGCTCGGCCATGGAGGTCGCCGGGCTGGAGTTCATCGTGGACTGCCCGCCGCTGCCGGAGCGCGTCCATGTGGACCCGTCCGCGTGGGAGAAGATTGTCCTCAACCTCCTCTCCAATGCCTTCAAGCACACGCTGGAGGGCATGGTCCGCGTGTCCCTGCGGTGGCTGGGAGACCGCGTGGAGTTGGCCGTGCAGGACACCGGCACCGGCATCCCTCCCGACGAGCTGCCGCGCGTCTTCGAGCGCTTCCACCGCGTGCAGGGCGCGCTGGGCCGCAGCCACGAGGGCAGCGGCATCGGCCTCGCGCTGGTGCAGGAGTTGGCGAAGCTGCACGGCGGCACTGTGGGGGTGCGCAGCACGCTGGGGCAGGGCTCCACCTTCACGGTGACGCTGCCCTCGGGCACCGCGCACCTGCCCACGGGCGAGCCATTGGAAGACGCACGGCCCTTCGTCTCCACGGGGGCGGCGGCCTTCCTCGTGGAGGCCGCGCAGTGGAGCCAGGTCCCCGCGTCGGCACCGGTTCCGGACGGTGTGTCCGGGGCCGGGGTGCCCTCCGCGCTCCAGACGGGCGCGCGCATCCTCGTCGCGGACGACAACGCGGACATGCGTGGCTACCTCGTGCGGTTGCTGTCCGCGCACTGGCACGTGGAGGCGGTGGGGGACGGCGTGCAGGCATTGGCCGCGGCGCGTGCGCGTCCTCCGGACCTGGTGCTCGCCGATGTGATGATGCCCCGGCTCGACGGGCTGGGCCTGTTGCGCGAGCTGCGCGCGGACGAGCGCATCCGCACCACGCCGGTGGTGCTCCTGTCCGCGCGGGCCGGCGAGGAGGCCACGGTGGACGCGCTGAAGGCCGGCGCGGACGACTACCTCGTCAAGCCCTTCTCCGCGAACGAGCTGCTCGCCCGCGTCAACGGACAGCTCACCCTGGCCCGCCAGCGACAGGAGGCGCTCGCCGCGGAGCGCGCCCACGCGACCGAGGCCACGCGGCTGCTGCGCGAGGCGGAGCACGCCACGCACTCGCGCGAGGAAATGCTCGCCGTTGTCAGCCACGACCTGCGCACGCCCCTCACGTCTGTCTTCACGGCGGTGGAGTTGCTGGAGCGCACGCTCAGCAGCGACGGTCGCGACTCCACCGCGCGCCGGCATGCCACCACCATCCGGCGCGCGGCGGGACGCATGCGCCGGCTCATCGGCGACCTGCTGGACCTGGCGAGCATCGACTCGGGGACGCTGTCGCTGGACCGGCAGCCGCACGCACCCGAGGACGTGGTGCGCGACGTCCGCGAGGCCTTCGAGTCGTTGGCCCACGAGAAGCGGCTCACCTTCACCACCGTCGCCGCGCCCGGGCTGCCGCTGTTGCCCTGCGACAGGGAGCGCGTCTTCCAGGCGCTCTCGAACCTCCTGGCCAACGCCTTCAAGTTCACCCCCGAAGGGGGCCGTGTGACGCTGCGGGTCCACGCCGAGGGCGACGGTGGCGTGTGCTTCACGGTGGAGGACAGCGGCGCGGGCATTCCCTCCGATTTGCTGCCCCGCGTCTTCGAGCGTCACTGGCACACGACGCAGAAGGGACGCGAGGGCCATGGCCTGGGCCTGCCGATTGCCCAGGGCATCATCGAGGCCCACGGTGGACACATCCGGGTGGAGAGCACGCCGGGGCAGGGGAGCCGGTTCTCCTTCACCCTTCCGGTGATGGCGATGCCGGAGTCGGCACCGCAACGGCGCGCGGCCACCGCGAGCGTTCCTGGCGTGACGGGTGAGGAGTTCCTGGTGGGCGGCGGCGAGGTGGGGGAGATGATGCGCTCCACCGACTGGGGCGCGACGGCGCCGGGCCCCGTCTCCTCCTGGCCCCAGAGTCTGCGGACGGCCATCAGCATGATGCTGCCGTCGACGTTCCCGATGGTGGTCGCCTGGGGGCCCGAGCTCCGCTTCTTCTACAACGACCACTACCGGCCCATGTTCGGCAACAAGCACCCGGCCGCCCTGGGCGCTCCGGCGCGGGACATCATTCCCGAGTCGTGGCCCGTCGTCGGGCCCCTGTTCGAGCGGGCGCTGCGGGGCGAGTCCGTCGGCCTGGAGGACCTGCTCATCCCGGTGGACCGGCGTGGCTACCTGGAGAACGCCTGGTTCACGATTGCATTCAGCCCCATCCGCGACGAGTCCGGCGGCGTCGGCGGCGTCCTGGCGGTGGTGACCGAGACGACGGAGCGCGTGGAGGGAGAGCGGCGGCTCGCCTCGCTGCGCGCGCTGGCCCGGCAGGTGTCCGATGCGAGGACGGTGGACGGGGCGCTCGAGGTGGCCGCGGCCATCTGCTCGAAGAACCCCACGGACCTGCCATTCGCGCTGCTGTACCTCAACGAGCAGGACGGGCGGTGCGCGCGGCTCACCGCGTGCGCGGGACTGTCACCGGGGCAGTCCGGTGCGCCCACCGAGGTGGGCCTGCGCGAGCCCGGCGACGTGTCTGGATGGCCGCTCGCGCGGGCGCTGCGGACGCGCCAGTTGGAGGTGGTGACGGACGTGCTGTCGCGCTTCGGTGCGCTGCCGGGCGGCACGTGTCCCGAGCCCGCGCACACGGCCGTGGTGCTGCCGCTGGTGAAGGCGGGCACGGACAAGGCCCACGGCTTCCTGGTGGCGGGCGTCAGTCCCCGGCGGGCGCTGGACGAGCGGTACCGCGCCTTCTTCGAATTGGTGAGCGAGCACGTGACGGGCGCCATCGCCAACGCGACGGCGTACGAGGACGAGCGCCGCAGGGCTTCGGCGTTGGCGGAACTGGACCGGGCGAAGACGGCGTTCTTCTCCAACCTGAGCCACGAGTTCCGCACGCCGCTGACGCTGCTGCTGGGCCCGGTGGAGGATGCGCGCGCGGATGCGTCGAAGCCGCTCACGGGCGAGCGGCTGGAGATGATGTGGCGCAACGTCTTGCGCCTGTCGAGGATGGTGAACAGCCTGCTCGACTTCTCGCGCCTGGAGGCGGGGCGCGTGCAGGCGGCGCTCGTCCCCACGGACCTGGCGGCCTTCACCTCGAGCCTCGCGAGCGCCTTCCTTCCGGCCGCGGAGCACGCGGGGCTGCGACTGAAGGTGGATTGCCCGCCGCTGCCCACGCCCGTGCCGGTGGACCCCGAGATGTGGGAGAAGGTTGTCTTCAACCTGCTCTCCAACGCGGTGAAGTACACGCACCAGGGAGAGATTCACGTGTCGCTGCGCAGGGAGGACGGCGGCGCAGTGCTCTCGGTGAAGGACACCGGCGTGGGCATTCCCGAGGAGGCGCTCCCGCACCTCTTCGACCGCTTCTTCCGGGTGCGGGCCACGCGAGGCCGCAGCCACGAGGGCACGGGCATCGGCCTGTCCCTGGTGCGTGAATTGGTGAAGCTGCACGGCGGCACGGTGTCGGTGGCGAGCCGGATGGGCGAGGGCAGTACCTTCACGGTGCGGCTCCCGGTGTCGCAGGCGCAGCGTGTGGACCCGGTGGTGTTGTTGCCCGTGGCCTCGGAGGCGGCGCCCTTCGTCGAGGAGGCGCGGCGCTGGTCCCTCCCCACCGGGGAGACGGCCGGGGCGCCGGTGGCTCTCGACATTCCGCCTGACGAGAGCTCGGTGCTCACGGGGGCTCGCATCCTGGTGGCGGACGACAACGCGGACCTGCGCGAGTACGTCACCGGGCTGCTGCGTCAGGACGGCTCGCGGGTGGAGGCGGTGGGGGATGGGAGCGCGGCGCTGGCTCGGGCGCGTGAGTGGCGGCCGGACCTCATCTTGTCAGATGTGATGATGCCGGGGCTGGATGGACTGGCGCTGGTGCGTGAACTGCGGGCGGATGCGCGCACGCGGACGCTGCCCATCATCCTGTTGTCGGCGCGCGTGGGTGAGGACGCGACGGTGGAGGGGCTGGATGCGGGGGCGGACGACTATCTGGTGAAGCCCTTCAGCGCGAGGGAGCTGCGGGCGCGGGTGCGGTCCGCGCTGGAATTGGCGCGGGTGCGGCAGGAGGTGGCGGCGCACGAGGCGCTGGAGACGTCCCTGCGCGAGGCGGTGCGGGCGCGAGATGAGTTCCTCTCCGCCGCGAGCCACGAGTTGAAGACGCCGCTGGCCGCGTTTCGTTTGAACCTGGAGCTCATCGACAAGGGGCTCGACGCGGAGTCGCGCGCGCACGTCCATGAGAAGGTGATGGCGGCCGGGCGTCAGGTGCGGCGGCTGCATGTGGTGTTGGAGCGGATGCTCGACGTGACGCTCATCACCACGGGCCGGTTCCAGTTGTCACTGGGCGAGACGGACCTGGGGGCGCTGGTGATGGACACGGTGGCCCACGTGCGTGACGAGTTGAAGCGCGCGGGGACACCGCTGGAGGTACATGCGGAGCGCGGACTGTTGAGCAATGTCGACCCGGCGCGGCTGGGACAGGTGTTGACGAACCTCCTGCAGAACGCGGCGACGTACGGGCAGGGGAGGGCGGTGGAGGTGCATCTCGGGCGTCAGGGTGACACGGCGCGGTTGGGCGTCGTGGACCATGGAATGGGCATCCGGCCCGAGGACCGTGCGCGCATCTTCGAGCGGTTCGAGCGGGCCGTGTCCACGCGGCATCACAGTGGACTGGGATTGGGACTGTGGACGGCGCGGGTCATCGTGGAGATGCACGGTGGCACCATCTCCGTGGAGGACACTCCAGGCGGTGGGGCGACGTTCATCGTGGAGCTGCCGCTTCGCGAGGTAAAGGCAGACGGCGGTCTCGCTGCTGTCCATCATCCCAGGGGATGA